A window of Sphingomonas adhaesiva contains these coding sequences:
- a CDS encoding WD40/YVTN/BNR-like repeat-containing protein: MMMTRQTIALLLAGTLLAGQGLAPAAWAAPAVKSRAPAEAARKAEASRFAGMQYRLIGPFRGGRVSAVAGVVQKPDTYYMGASGGGVWRTDDGGNSWKPLWDKLPEASPSIGAMAVAPSDPKTIYVGTGEANIRGNVITGNGVYKSTDEGKTWTFAGLRDTMAIGRMVVHPTDPDTVFVAALGHPFGDNAERGVFRTRDGGKTWQRVLFVDDRTGAIDVQMEPGNPNVLWAGMWQAHRKPWIMESGGPGSGLYRSTDGGETWQKQTGRGLPEGLLGRIGVAPTPDPKRVYALIEAKEGGLFRTDDGGASWQRISDRGDFRQRAWYYMHVIADPKDADKVYVLNTGAYKSTDAGKTFKTMPTFHGDNHALWINPTDTDRMVEGNDGAANVSVNGGASWTTGANQATAQFYHISVDRQVPYRIYGAQQDNTTVSIASGNTRGPIGQESFWAVGGGESGYVVADPKNPDVVIANSYGNQVTRYDHKTGQLYAIGPFPHEAMGWAAKDLEHRPQWTEPLLYSPHDPNVLYNATEVLWKTTDEGKSWKQISPDLTRNDKSKQVASGGPLTKDNTGVEYYNTIFSVNESPVQKDLLWVGTDDGLIHLTRDGGGSWQNVTPRAMPEWATVNMVEPDPRKPGTMYVAADRHRLDDFAPYGFRTDDFGETWTSITAGLPADAYLHVIRADPARPGLLYAGTENGVFVSFDSGARWEPFQMALPRSPVHDLAVAGAGDLAVATHGRSFWVLDDLSAVRQWSPEIARKPFHLFAPRDTMRILYEGRGTSMGGPTAANPPQGVILYYYLKDGEAETKAEPVAAKGIDPAPQQAPSAAKAIVTPAVARKKPDDRLKLEIVDASGRVIRTYPSPHQAVPDEGEDEEGARSRKPAGLTRHAGVNRFVWDFREEAAVAVPKASVWHAMRGGPTVVPGTYTARLTVDGKTQSQTIRVLPNPNLSVTQAELQQQYDLVAAINRELALVNTAVLELRALHRQLGEARTASRDPQVTAAADAVEAKAVAVEDVLIQVKNVASQDPLNYPIRLNNMLASLATTVAQGDTAPAQQHREEFAKLKAVADTQLGAWSRIKQEDVAALNDVLRRQKLAPVTLAAEAQLAADRAAQLASAVPEYEAVGAETN; encoded by the coding sequence ATGATGATGACGCGCCAGACGATCGCCCTCCTGCTGGCGGGCACGCTGCTCGCCGGGCAGGGGCTCGCCCCCGCCGCATGGGCCGCCCCCGCCGTAAAGTCGCGCGCCCCTGCCGAAGCTGCGCGGAAGGCGGAGGCGAGCCGGTTCGCGGGGATGCAATATCGCCTGATCGGGCCGTTCCGCGGCGGGCGCGTCAGCGCGGTGGCGGGCGTCGTGCAGAAGCCGGACACCTATTACATGGGCGCGTCGGGCGGGGGCGTGTGGCGCACCGACGACGGCGGCAACAGCTGGAAGCCGCTGTGGGACAAGCTGCCCGAGGCGTCGCCGTCGATCGGCGCGATGGCGGTCGCGCCGTCCGATCCGAAGACGATCTACGTCGGCACGGGCGAGGCCAATATCCGCGGCAACGTCATCACCGGCAACGGCGTCTACAAGTCGACCGACGAGGGCAAGACCTGGACCTTCGCCGGGCTGCGCGACACGATGGCGATCGGGCGGATGGTCGTGCACCCGACCGATCCGGACACCGTCTTCGTCGCGGCGCTCGGCCATCCCTTCGGCGACAATGCGGAACGCGGCGTGTTCCGCACGCGCGACGGCGGCAAGACGTGGCAGCGCGTGCTCTTCGTCGACGACAGGACCGGCGCGATCGACGTGCAGATGGAGCCGGGCAACCCCAACGTACTGTGGGCCGGCATGTGGCAGGCGCACCGCAAGCCGTGGATCATGGAGAGCGGCGGCCCCGGCAGCGGCCTGTACCGCTCCACCGACGGCGGCGAGACGTGGCAGAAGCAGACCGGCCGCGGCCTGCCCGAGGGGCTGCTGGGCCGCATCGGCGTCGCGCCGACGCCGGACCCCAAGCGGGTCTACGCGCTGATCGAGGCGAAGGAGGGTGGGCTGTTCCGCACCGACGACGGCGGCGCGTCGTGGCAGCGCATCAGCGACCGCGGCGATTTCCGCCAGCGCGCCTGGTATTACATGCATGTGATCGCGGACCCGAAGGACGCGGACAAGGTCTATGTCCTGAACACCGGCGCCTACAAGTCGACCGACGCGGGCAAGACGTTCAAGACCATGCCGACCTTCCACGGCGACAATCACGCTTTGTGGATCAACCCGACCGACACCGACCGTATGGTGGAGGGCAACGACGGCGCCGCTAACGTCTCGGTCAACGGCGGCGCGTCGTGGACGACGGGCGCCAACCAGGCGACGGCGCAATTCTACCACATCTCGGTCGACCGGCAGGTGCCGTACCGCATCTACGGCGCGCAGCAGGACAATACGACGGTCTCGATCGCCAGCGGCAACACGCGCGGGCCGATCGGGCAGGAGAGCTTCTGGGCGGTCGGCGGGGGCGAGAGCGGCTACGTCGTCGCCGATCCGAAGAACCCCGACGTCGTGATCGCCAACAGCTACGGCAACCAGGTCACGCGCTACGACCACAAGACCGGGCAATTGTACGCGATCGGCCCGTTCCCGCACGAGGCGATGGGCTGGGCGGCGAAGGATCTGGAGCATCGTCCGCAATGGACCGAGCCGCTCCTCTATTCGCCGCACGACCCGAACGTCCTGTACAACGCCACCGAAGTGCTGTGGAAGACGACCGACGAGGGCAAGAGCTGGAAGCAGATATCGCCCGACCTGACGCGCAACGACAAGTCGAAGCAGGTGGCGTCGGGTGGGCCGCTGACCAAGGACAATACCGGGGTCGAATATTACAACACGATCTTCTCGGTCAACGAATCGCCGGTGCAGAAGGACCTGCTGTGGGTCGGCACCGACGACGGGCTGATCCATCTGACCCGCGACGGTGGCGGCAGCTGGCAGAATGTGACGCCCAGGGCGATGCCGGAATGGGCGACCGTCAACATGGTCGAGCCCGACCCGCGCAAGCCCGGCACGATGTACGTCGCGGCGGACCGCCACCGGCTCGACGACTTCGCGCCCTACGGCTTTCGCACCGACGATTTCGGGGAGACGTGGACGTCGATCACCGCCGGACTGCCGGCGGACGCCTATCTGCACGTCATCCGCGCCGATCCGGCGCGCCCCGGGCTGCTGTATGCCGGGACCGAGAACGGGGTCTTCGTCTCCTTCGACAGCGGGGCGAGGTGGGAGCCGTTCCAGATGGCGCTGCCGCGCAGCCCGGTCCACGATCTCGCGGTCGCGGGGGCGGGCGATCTGGCGGTGGCGACGCACGGGCGCTCCTTCTGGGTGCTCGACGATCTGAGCGCGGTGCGGCAATGGTCGCCCGAGATCGCACGCAAGCCGTTCCACCTGTTCGCCCCGCGCGACACGATGCGCATCCTGTACGAAGGGCGCGGCACGTCGATGGGCGGGCCGACGGCGGCCAATCCGCCGCAGGGTGTCATCCTTTATTACTATCTGAAGGATGGCGAGGCCGAGACGAAGGCGGAGCCCGTCGCCGCGAAGGGCATCGACCCCGCGCCGCAACAGGCACCGTCCGCCGCCAAGGCGATCGTCACCCCCGCGGTCGCGCGCAAGAAGCCCGACGACCGCCTGAAGCTGGAGATCGTCGACGCGTCGGGTCGCGTCATCCGCACCTATCCCTCGCCGCACCAGGCGGTGCCCGACGAGGGGGAAGATGAGGAAGGCGCGCGCAGCCGCAAGCCCGCCGGGCTGACGCGCCACGCCGGTGTCAACCGCTTCGTCTGGGACTTCCGCGAGGAGGCCGCGGTCGCGGTGCCCAAGGCGTCGGTGTGGCATGCGATGCGCGGCGGCCCGACCGTCGTGCCCGGCACCTATACCGCGCGGCTGACCGTCGACGGGAAGACGCAGTCGCAGACGATCCGCGTGCTGCCCAACCCCAACCTGTCGGTCACGCAGGCCGAGTTGCAGCAGCAATATGACCTGGTCGCGGCGATCAATCGCGAGCTGGCGCTGGTCAACACCGCGGTGCTGGAGCTGCGCGCGCTCCATCGCCAGCTGGGCGAGGCGCGCACCGCCTCGCGCGATCCGCAGGTCACCGCCGCCGCCGATGCGGTCGAGGCGAAGGCGGTCGCGGTCGAGGACGTGCTGATCCAGGTGAAGAACGTCGCCTCGCAGGATCCGCTCAACTATCCGATCCGGCTCAACAACATGCTCGCGTCGCTGGCGACCACCGTCGCACAGGGCGACACCGCCCCCGCGCAGCAGCATCGCGAGGAATTCGCCAAGCTGAAGGCGGTCGCCGACACGCAGCTGGGCGCGTGGAGCCGCATCAAGCAGGAGGATGTCGCCGCGCTCAACGACGTGCTGCGCCGCCAGAAGCTCGCCCCCGTCACGCTCGCGGCGGAGGCGCAGCTGGCGGCGGATCGCGCCGCGCAGCTGGCCTCCGCGGTGCCGGAATATGAGGCGGTCGGTGCGGAGACGAACTGA
- a CDS encoding Lrp/AsnC family transcriptional regulator gives MKAKLDSFDTRILRILTTQGRMTWRDLADEIGLSLTPTLRRVRWLESEGYILGYGARLDEARLGGALEALVTVTLERQSEEALTLFEQAIGDVGEITDCYQVTGQDDYVLRVVVSDLTHYQATIMALSRIPMLARINSSFVLKTVMRRSTQVL, from the coding sequence ATGAAGGCCAAGCTCGATTCCTTCGATACGCGCATCCTGCGGATCCTGACGACGCAGGGGCGGATGACGTGGCGCGATCTGGCCGACGAAATCGGGCTGTCGCTGACCCCGACGCTGCGGCGCGTGCGCTGGCTGGAGAGCGAGGGCTATATCCTGGGCTATGGCGCGCGGCTGGACGAGGCGCGGCTGGGCGGCGCGCTGGAGGCGCTGGTGACGGTGACGCTGGAGCGCCAGTCGGAGGAAGCGCTGACGCTGTTCGAGCAGGCGATCGGCGACGTGGGCGAGATCACCGACTGCTATCAGGTGACCGGGCAGGACGATTACGTGCTGCGCGTGGTGGTCAGCGACCTGACGCATTACCAGGCCACGATCATGGCATTGTCGCGCATCCCGATGCTGGCGCGGATCAATTCCAGTTTCGTGCTGAAGACCGTCATGCGCCGCAGCACGCAGGTGCTGTAG
- a CDS encoding TadE/TadG family type IV pilus assembly protein has protein sequence MSYLRRIVSAGNVARRFGRKLSEDRGGTAALEFALVGPALIALLLAILYTMLIYLAQQMLETTAQSAGRLLLTGAAQTTTLANGRVGMNAADFKDAICNGYAGTAANGQAVRVASLMPPMLTCSRLTVNVTTANAYTTGGLAAPNFIYDSNGNVTSTGTGYSPQSGGSGKGKIVVLQLIYLWPTGKGPLGVNLANQPNSNRKLVATSVFTTEDFSCNAAQASC, from the coding sequence TTGTCGTATCTGCGCCGGATCGTATCCGCAGGAAATGTCGCTCGCCGGTTCGGCAGGAAACTGTCGGAGGATCGGGGTGGCACGGCTGCGCTCGAATTCGCGCTGGTCGGCCCGGCGCTGATCGCGCTGCTGCTCGCGATCCTGTACACGATGCTGATCTATCTGGCGCAGCAGATGCTGGAGACGACCGCGCAGAGCGCCGGACGCCTGTTGCTGACCGGCGCGGCGCAGACGACGACGCTGGCCAACGGCCGCGTCGGCATGAACGCCGCCGATTTCAAGGATGCGATCTGCAACGGCTATGCCGGCACCGCCGCCAATGGCCAGGCGGTCCGCGTGGCCTCGCTGATGCCGCCGATGCTCACCTGCTCGCGGCTGACCGTCAACGTCACCACCGCCAATGCCTATACCACCGGCGGGCTGGCGGCGCCGAACTTCATCTATGACAGCAACGGCAACGTGACCTCGACCGGGACCGGCTACAGCCCCCAGTCCGGCGGCAGCGGCAAGGGCAAGATCGTCGTCCTGCAACTCATCTACCTGTGGCCCACGGGCAAGGGGCCGCTGGGCGTCAACCTGGCCAATCAGCCCAATTCCAACCGCAAGCTGGTCGCCACGTCGGTGTTCACGACGGAGGATTTCTCATGCAACGCAGCGCAGGCGTCGTGCTGA
- a CDS encoding TadE/TadG family type IV pilus assembly protein → MQRSAGVVLRRAATDARGTALVEFALCLPVLILLYTGGCCVSDMLAASRKVTIATRSLVDLTSRSLSPSIVYNDPGSINGRSYLSASAVVLSPYKLDKASQEVSLVRVCDATHAYVLWTQAQTQNADGSTTTPVASSVTAGTLPKSETQSAANVIPVPANMISTGMIPVSPDGSNVCGNLAPGTSTKTQVGTAGGWLYMGTVRYDFTPSVSFVPIATTRMTHTLFMTPRLF, encoded by the coding sequence ATGCAACGCAGCGCAGGCGTCGTGCTGAGGCGGGCCGCCACCGACGCGCGCGGCACGGCGCTGGTCGAGTTCGCGCTGTGCCTGCCGGTCCTGATCCTGCTGTACACCGGCGGATGCTGCGTGTCGGACATGCTGGCCGCCAGCCGCAAGGTGACGATCGCGACGCGGTCGCTGGTCGACCTCACCAGCCGTTCGCTGTCGCCCTCGATCGTCTATAACGATCCGGGCAGCATCAACGGCCGATCCTATCTGAGCGCCAGCGCGGTCGTCCTGTCGCCATACAAGCTCGACAAGGCGTCGCAGGAGGTGTCGCTGGTGCGCGTGTGCGACGCGACCCACGCCTATGTCCTGTGGACGCAGGCGCAGACGCAGAACGCCGATGGCAGCACGACGACCCCGGTCGCCTCGAGCGTGACCGCCGGCACGCTGCCGAAAAGCGAGACGCAGTCGGCCGCCAACGTGATCCCGGTCCCGGCGAACATGATAAGTACGGGCATGATCCCGGTATCCCCCGACGGGTCGAACGTGTGCGGCAATCTGGCGCCGGGGACCAGCACGAAGACCCAGGTCGGGACCGCCGGCGGCTGGCTCTACATGGGCACGGTCCGATACGACTTCACCCCCTCGGTCAGCTTCGTCCCCATCGCGACGACGCGCATGACCCACACCCTCTTCATGACCCCCCGCCTCTTCTAG
- a CDS encoding TadE/TadG family type IV pilus assembly protein produces the protein MTTTSRLLATRSLLGTTARRLASDRRGGAMLLTAFAMVPLTFAVGFGVDYSRAMSLQTHLNAAADAAALAAVSPSMILQDEGASAKAAEAIFRAQAALVDGFQGLEPRVTVAPDNSGGNGALGYLRKATVSYTVQSVNAFGGILGARTMTVTGTSSASAAQPPNVDFYLAMDNSPSMLLPATSDGISKILAATAMVESTPDANLGKQCAFACHAMIAKDDGIYVMDPQYRHILLPVSGGDFYRWDKPNNLLYDASGNPMASSTAKQSNTVQTTSNGCNYNTTTTTWSVTTYSVTENRSGPAAVVTKTVTPYTSVKSVPRRRNCGTTSDTGDTKGTQSTSTFNGYWADGYWLTHNYGRLFNNASSIALRKDDMVAAATQLIPFASNQASQYNVTYRAQMFSFDWIKPGNTSSVNQLNDLTNVSQYGSGFSAASLFPADDYWWKNGQPTSSTNNDDRATDVINMLGVMKDKIPTAGTGAPRDTPQKILFIITDGMLDQPNGGGRYFGPMRSNEQTQCTAIKAKGIKIAILYTQYLPESLVGDGWSQSNVAPFLPPPPPSYPRGNPGSSDQVLTALQRCASPGTSGSPLVQVVTADDNIGAALRNLFSTALQTARLVR, from the coding sequence ATGACGACGACCTCCCGTTTGCTCGCCACGCGCTCGCTGCTGGGCACGACCGCCCGCCGGCTGGCGTCCGACCGACGCGGCGGCGCGATGCTGCTCACCGCCTTCGCGATGGTGCCGCTCACCTTCGCGGTCGGGTTCGGCGTCGATTATTCGCGCGCGATGAGCCTGCAGACGCACCTGAACGCCGCCGCCGACGCCGCCGCGCTGGCCGCGGTGTCGCCGTCGATGATCCTGCAGGACGAGGGGGCATCCGCGAAGGCGGCGGAGGCGATCTTCCGCGCGCAGGCCGCGCTGGTCGACGGCTTTCAGGGACTGGAACCCAGGGTCACCGTCGCTCCGGACAATTCGGGCGGCAACGGCGCGCTGGGCTATCTGCGCAAGGCGACCGTTTCCTACACGGTCCAGTCGGTCAACGCGTTCGGCGGCATCCTGGGCGCGCGCACGATGACCGTGACCGGCACGTCCAGCGCCAGCGCGGCGCAGCCGCCCAACGTCGATTTCTATCTGGCGATGGACAATTCGCCGTCGATGCTGCTGCCGGCGACGTCGGACGGGATCAGCAAGATCCTGGCGGCCACGGCGATGGTCGAGAGCACCCCCGACGCCAACCTGGGAAAACAGTGCGCCTTCGCGTGTCATGCCATGATCGCGAAGGACGACGGCATCTATGTGATGGACCCGCAGTATCGCCATATCCTGCTGCCGGTATCGGGCGGCGACTTCTACCGCTGGGACAAGCCGAACAACCTGCTGTACGATGCCTCCGGGAACCCGATGGCGTCGTCGACGGCCAAGCAAAGCAACACCGTGCAGACGACGAGCAACGGTTGCAACTACAACACGACCACGACGACGTGGAGCGTCACGACCTATTCGGTTACCGAAAATCGTTCCGGACCCGCCGCGGTCGTCACGAAGACGGTGACGCCCTACACGTCGGTGAAGTCGGTTCCCCGGCGGCGGAATTGCGGCACGACGTCCGACACGGGCGACACGAAAGGGACGCAAAGCACCTCCACGTTCAACGGCTATTGGGCCGATGGCTATTGGCTGACGCACAATTACGGCCGGCTGTTCAACAACGCGTCCAGCATCGCGCTGCGCAAGGACGACATGGTCGCCGCCGCGACGCAGCTGATCCCGTTCGCCAGCAATCAGGCATCGCAGTACAACGTCACCTACCGCGCGCAGATGTTTTCGTTCGACTGGATCAAACCCGGCAACACGTCGTCGGTGAATCAGCTGAACGACCTCACCAACGTATCCCAATACGGCAGCGGTTTCTCGGCAGCCTCGCTCTTTCCGGCAGACGATTACTGGTGGAAGAACGGGCAGCCGACCAGTTCGACCAACAACGACGACAGGGCGACCGACGTCATCAACATGCTCGGCGTGATGAAGGACAAGATTCCCACGGCGGGGACGGGTGCGCCCAGGGACACGCCGCAGAAGATCCTGTTCATCATCACCGACGGCATGCTGGATCAGCCGAATGGCGGCGGCCGCTACTTCGGCCCGATGCGTAGCAACGAGCAGACCCAGTGCACCGCGATCAAGGCCAAGGGGATCAAGATCGCGATCCTGTACACGCAGTACCTGCCCGAATCGCTCGTCGGCGACGGCTGGTCGCAGAGCAACGTCGCTCCGTTCCTGCCGCCGCCGCCGCCATCGTACCCCAGGGGCAATCCGGGCAGTTCCGACCAGGTCCTGACCGCGCTGCAACGCTGCGCCTCGCCCGGCACGAGCGGATCGCCGCTGGTGCAGGTCGTGACCGCCGACGACAATATCGGGGCGGCGCTGCGCAACCTGTTCTCCACCGCGCTCCAGACCGCGCGACTGGTGCGATGA
- a CDS encoding multiheme c-type cytochrome codes for MVGFGRIALWVTTIALAVTLVLGAFHQRAVAGPAVAAGAASPEDTRHLGVGSCAGSTCHGRQEATGAVVRQDELMRWQDPASPAGAHSRAWTVLNAPRGRAIAARLGIGDPGSSASCIGCHADPMAGTSPGVRLADGVGCEACHGGAAGWIASHAAVGGTHADNVRRGMIALDDPRTRASRCLDCHFGSDRPGQFVDHRIMAAGHPRISFELDLFSTIQQHWNEDADYARRKRRPSAVRTWAVGQAAALTRALATFSGPRGTAGAFPEFYFFDCHSCHRRISDDAGYRPAAVANPGRPVPPGTPPFQDENMIMLSAAAQVVAPAAGARFDRDSRAFHAALTQGRPQALAAARTLWGSADALSAAFAAHAFGASETLAIVGAVANGAAARYTDYEASVQAVMAVDTLLSALVHDGTVSADAAAGIRAEVNRAYAATRDPNAYRPLEFRAAIARAGAAIRRLG; via the coding sequence ATGGTCGGATTCGGCCGCATCGCATTGTGGGTGACGACGATCGCGCTGGCGGTGACGCTGGTGCTGGGCGCGTTCCATCAGCGTGCGGTCGCCGGACCCGCCGTCGCCGCCGGGGCTGCGTCGCCAGAGGATACGCGGCACCTGGGCGTCGGATCGTGCGCCGGATCGACCTGTCACGGCCGTCAGGAAGCGACCGGCGCGGTGGTGCGCCAGGACGAACTGATGCGGTGGCAGGACCCCGCCTCGCCCGCGGGCGCGCACAGTCGCGCGTGGACAGTGCTGAACGCGCCGCGCGGGCGCGCCATCGCGGCCAGGCTGGGCATCGGCGATCCGGGCAGCAGCGCGTCGTGCATCGGCTGCCATGCCGATCCGATGGCCGGCACGAGCCCCGGCGTCCGGCTGGCGGACGGCGTCGGGTGCGAGGCGTGCCACGGCGGCGCCGCCGGCTGGATCGCCAGCCATGCCGCGGTCGGCGGCACCCATGCCGACAACGTCCGCCGCGGAATGATCGCACTCGACGACCCGCGCACGCGCGCGTCGCGGTGTCTCGACTGCCATTTCGGCAGCGACCGGCCGGGCCAGTTCGTCGACCACCGCATCATGGCGGCGGGGCATCCGCGCATCTCGTTCGAGCTCGACCTGTTCTCCACCATCCAGCAGCATTGGAACGAGGATGCGGATTACGCCCGGCGCAAGCGGCGACCCTCCGCGGTGCGCACCTGGGCGGTGGGACAGGCCGCGGCGCTGACGCGCGCGCTGGCGACCTTCTCGGGGCCGCGCGGCACCGCGGGTGCGTTTCCCGAATTCTACTTCTTCGACTGCCACAGCTGCCATCGCCGCATTTCCGACGATGCCGGATATCGCCCCGCCGCGGTGGCCAATCCCGGACGTCCGGTCCCGCCGGGCACGCCGCCGTTCCAGGACGAGAACATGATCATGCTCTCCGCCGCGGCGCAGGTGGTGGCACCGGCGGCGGGCGCCCGCTTCGACCGCGACAGCCGCGCGTTCCACGCCGCGCTGACACAGGGTCGCCCGCAGGCGCTGGCCGCCGCGCGCACGCTGTGGGGCAGCGCGGACGCGCTCTCCGCCGCCTTCGCCGCGCACGCCTTCGGCGCGAGCGAGACGCTGGCGATCGTCGGCGCGGTCGCGAACGGTGCGGCGGCGCGCTACACCGATTACGAGGCGAGCGTGCAGGCGGTGATGGCGGTCGATACGCTGCTGAGCGCACTGGTCCATGACGGCACCGTCTCGGCCGATGCAGCGGCGGGGATCAGGGCCGAGGTCAACCGCGCCTATGCCGCGACGCGCGATCCCAACGCCTATCGTCCGCTCGAATTCCGTGCCGCCATCGCGCGGGCGGGCGCGGCGATCCGGAGGCTGGGATGA
- a CDS encoding heme-binding protein has protein sequence MRQAAGALAIAALLLASCGGGGGGAPATSAQPTPAPTSPTSGRAYSAPAQEALTTADVGRIVAQAAAEAKARSLPAVIAVSDRVGNVLAVFRMDGARPTATAPVPRGTPHDVQGVSFPAELGAIAKALTGAYLSSGGNAFSTRTASQIVQEHFPPAPSTAGLESGPLFGVQFSQLPCSDLSARYAVAGGAGAMIGPKRSPLGLAADPGGMPLYKNGVLVGGIGVMADGVYGFDADIRDVEDDAEEGIAVAGSTGFTAPETIAADRISVDGTTLRFADTRTLRSVPSAAPGLSTVPGALLAVRGYFGEGGAPAILAGTAYGSEASGLRAATAADFSNADAFVLSDGAGNNRYPITGGSVGAEVRQPLTAAEVRAALEAAFAIMTRARAQIRRPLDSRAQVSITVVDTRGTPLGLVRAPDAPIFGTDVALQKARSAAFFSAADAGAQLTAAGGEGPAYAAAFRSFLSDPAALTGRTAFSARALGNLARPYFPDGEVGRPQGPLSRDIADFNPFSTGLQSALVIGNLAAHIGYVASGGADTPVGCTTLPATGSGRARLANGLQIFPGGVPIYRGDTLVGAIGVSGDGIDQDDMIAFLGANDGGMVTKAFGNAAPAMRSDRVVIRVGGNDVRLRWVGCPFAPFLDTSDQNACSGK, from the coding sequence ATGAGGCAGGCGGCCGGCGCGCTGGCCATCGCTGCGCTGCTGCTCGCGTCCTGCGGCGGTGGCGGCGGCGGTGCCCCGGCGACGAGCGCGCAGCCGACGCCCGCACCGACATCGCCGACATCGGGCCGCGCCTATTCGGCGCCGGCGCAGGAAGCGCTGACCACCGCCGATGTCGGGCGGATCGTCGCTCAGGCCGCGGCGGAGGCGAAGGCCCGCTCGCTGCCCGCGGTGATCGCGGTCAGCGACCGCGTCGGCAACGTGCTGGCGGTGTTCCGGATGGACGGCGCGCGCCCGACCGCCACCGCCCCCGTCCCGCGCGGCACCCCGCACGACGTGCAGGGCGTGAGCTTCCCGGCCGAGCTGGGGGCCATCGCCAAGGCGCTGACCGGCGCCTATCTGTCGAGCGGGGGCAATGCCTTCTCCACGCGCACCGCGTCGCAGATCGTGCAGGAGCATTTCCCGCCCGCCCCCTCCACGGCGGGGCTGGAAAGCGGGCCGTTGTTCGGGGTGCAGTTCAGCCAGCTGCCCTGCTCCGATCTGTCGGCGCGCTATGCCGTCGCGGGCGGCGCGGGCGCGATGATCGGCCCGAAGCGCTCGCCCCTGGGGCTGGCCGCCGATCCGGGCGGCATGCCGCTGTACAAGAACGGCGTGCTGGTCGGCGGCATCGGCGTGATGGCGGACGGCGTCTACGGCTTCGACGCCGACATCCGCGATGTCGAGGATGACGCCGAAGAGGGGATAGCGGTCGCGGGCAGCACCGGCTTTACCGCGCCGGAGACGATCGCCGCCGACCGGATCAGCGTCGACGGCACCACCTTGCGCTTCGCCGATACGCGCACGTTGCGCAGCGTGCCGTCCGCCGCCCCCGGGCTGTCGACGGTTCCGGGCGCGCTGCTTGCGGTACGCGGCTATTTCGGCGAAGGCGGGGCGCCGGCGATCCTGGCCGGCACCGCGTACGGTAGCGAGGCGTCGGGGCTGCGCGCGGCCACGGCCGCCGACTTCTCCAATGCCGATGCGTTCGTGCTGAGCGACGGCGCGGGCAACAATCGCTACCCGATCACCGGCGGCAGCGTCGGGGCCGAGGTCCGCCAGCCGCTGACCGCCGCGGAGGTGCGCGCCGCGCTGGAGGCGGCGTTCGCGATCATGACGCGCGCACGCGCGCAGATCCGCCGTCCGCTCGACAGCCGCGCGCAGGTGTCGATCACCGTCGTCGACACGCGCGGCACCCCGCTGGGGCTGGTGCGCGCGCCCGATGCGCCGATCTTCGGTACCGACGTCGCCTTGCAGAAGGCGCGCAGCGCGGCCTTCTTCTCCGCCGCCGACGCCGGTGCGCAGCTGACCGCGGCGGGCGGCGAGGGTCCGGCCTATGCCGCCGCGTTCCGCAGCTTCCTGTCCGATCCGGCGGCACTGACCGGGCGCACCGCCTTTTCCGCGCGCGCACTCGGCAATCTGGCACGACCGTATTTCCCGGATGGCGAGGTGGGGCGCCCGCAGGGGCCGCTGTCGCGCGACATCGCGGACTTCAACCCGTTTTCGACCGGGCTTCAGTCGGCATTGGTGATCGGCAATCTGGCCGCGCATATCGGCTATGTCGCGAGCGGGGGCGCGGACACCCCGGTCGGCTGTACGACCCTGCCCGCCACCGGCAGCGGGCGCGCGCGGCTCGCCAACGGGTTGCAGATCTTCCCCGGCGGCGTGCCCATCTACCGCGGCGACACGCTGGTCGGCGCGATCGGCGTGTCGGGGGACGGCATCGACCAGGACGACATGATCGCGTTCCTGGGGGCCAACGACGGCGGCATGGTGACGAAGGCGTTCGGCAATGCCGCCCCGGCGATGCGCTCCGACCGTGTCGTCATCCGCGTCGGCGGCAACGACGTGCGGCTGCGCTGGGTCGGCTGCCCGTTCGCGCCCTTCCTCGATACGAGCGACCAGAATGCCTGTTCGGGCAAATAG